The genomic window GAATCCTCTGCAGCGTTCAGGTGGCTCAGGTGCCCCCTGGTGGTGTCAGCAGTCACTACACactgacaggggagggggagggggcgcaCATTACAAAACTCTggtacattatttatttttaaattttattaattgtcaaattgttacataaaaaacgaattcaggttaaaaaaaaagaaaaaaaaagaaccttaCGTAACAGTCACGACCCGGGATAAGCCCCTCCCACCAGCATGGCCGAGGCGCTAAGGCAGAAACATAGACCAGAAGGCACAAACCATCCGCAAAGCCCCCCTAGCCCCCCAATAAATAGACTGTAGGATTGTGGGTAATGGAGAAGTGATGGCACCATAAGGGGCAGCACAGATTACAAATGCTTTACTGATTCTGAGATATATCAtgtctccagagctgcgctcactattctgttgttacatcatgtctcatcctccagagctgcactcactattctgctgttacatcatgtctcatcctgcagagctgcactcactattctgctgttacaccctgtctcatcctccagagctgcactcattattctatTACATTATATCCAACTCTTTGAATGTGATTGACATTAAAGATGTTGTAACAGCAAAATAATgactctggaggtgactggaggatgagacaggatgtaacagcagaatagcgagtgcagctctggaggatcagACATGATGTAAtgacagaatagtgagtgcagctctggaggataagacatgatataacagcagaatagtaagcgcagctgtggaggatgagacaggatgtaacagcagaatagtgagtgcagctctggaggatgaaacatgatgtaacagcagaatagcgagtgcaactctggaggatgagacatgatgtaacagcagaataatgagcgcagctctggaggatgaaacatgatgtaacagcagaatagtgagtgcagctctggaggatgagacaggatgtaacagcagaataatgagcgcagctctggaggatgaaacatgatgtaacagcagaatagtgagtgcagctctggaggatgagacatgggaTCGATATAATAATGACTGCAATAACGCAACGTTACAGCTGGTAGAAGAGTAAACAgtttgagtgcagctctggatatgACTGGAGCAGAAGACATGATAACTATATGGTGTaatagcagaattgtgaatgcagctctgggtgtgatgtGATCGGACATAATCACTGTGAATGGAGTGTTACAACGGTAAAATGATAGACACAGTTCTGTATGTGAATACGATGGGAGAAAGAGCAtattgtgagtgcagctccggaggggaagacctctacccatgtgactgatCAGACAGGAGGAGTGCGGAGCAGCTCTGGGTGTAACTTGTGCCAACAAGCTGAAAGGATGAGAGTTCTGCATACCAAAAATAAGAGCAGCCTGTAGGGGGCGCCCTCAGGCCCACAGTGCATACAGCTCACAGAGCTCAGTGTGAACACCAACCAATGACTGAGCAGGAAAGAGAGAACAGGAAACATCTGTCAGTGTAAAGTGCAACCAAAGTGATAGCTGGGGGTGGAGCCTGTGGCTGGAtacagggtgggggtggggggacggaCCAGCCGGGCTGTGGGGTCACACGTGGAGGAATAAAGAgattatattattaatattattaactCTAAGTATCTGGAGTATTTACAGTCATACATCAGCCGGTCACAGGGGAAACAGTCAGAAGGTCGTCTGATGCCACAGCCCGGGCTGTAACGTCCACCGCATGACTAAGGGGACTCAGCAGAGGATTGTGGGAAGGGTCTGCACCCTGCTAGAGAGGATGGGGGTGCAGGCCGCGTTGGAAAGTGGTTCATTATTGCATTGGAAGGTTCTAGAAGGTGCTGAAGgtcctggagaaggaggaggcggcGGTGGCTGCAGGGGCCCCATCAAAGCTCAGTGCAGGTGACGGGGGTCAGGCCGTGGATCAGTAGTGTGGGGCCCAGCCCCGCTGTGAGAGCGTCCAGTTCCCCCAAGTAAAGGTCATGGAGAGCTGGGTCGGCGGGCGGGCGGGGGAGGTAGAGGAACCGCACAGCAGACTCCATGCCGCCTTCCTCCAGCACCGCCTGGTTGGCCGCCCTCAGATATTCCGGGGAGGTGGGTTTACGGGTGAGGCCTGTATGTTCTACATCCTGCCCCCGCAGAACGGCCACTCTATCCCAGTCCACCACCCGGATGGTAGCTCGGATACGCAACTTGATGAGCAGCTCTCGGAACTTGACTTCTGCCGCTAACAATCCGTTATTACCACTGTTCATGCCGCTAGAAGACTCCACACAGAGGAAGACACGCAGCTGGTACCTGCGCCACGAGGCGGCCATGTTCAGAATACACGCCATCTGGAGCAGAAATAAACTGCAGACATCCACGTAGGCAGAAGCCTGGGGCCGAAGGAGGTCCAGGGGCCAAACGTCAATGTACAGGGCCGCATTGGAGCTGGACGTCCCTGGCCGCACCAACGAAGGGAATCCCCGGGCCAGCACAATGTTCTTATGCATCTTCAGCGCATCACAAATTATGGACACATACTCTTTAGGCTCCAGATGGTGCGGAGTGTCCGGACTGCGGACCGGAGGGAAGTGAGCCTGCAGGGACGTGGCGTCTACACCAAAGGGGTCGTCATGGGGAGACAGGCCAGGGGTAAAGGCAGAGTCCTGCAGAAAGTAATCCTCTGGGCTGGCGTCATCATAGAAGCCAAGAACCAAAGTGTTCGGCTTCATCCCACCTGGAAGGGGAAAAACACAACAATCATGGAGGTGGCCGAGCGGAGAGTGTGCCAGGTCAGTACAGGAAACCAATGgctgcactgtacacacacactttgGTACTGTAATGTGTAAGTGGGCATCTAACATACCTAACCCCGTGATGCGCAGAAGCTGCTGCGTTCCGTGTCGTACCGATGGACTCAGAGTCAGATCCACAAAAGCTTTAACATTTAGTTTATCTACCAGACTCAACCAAaagctgtaatgtgcctgcaccggGTCCGATGGGAGCGTATCTGGGAAAGGAAGAACAGGAACCCACCGTTACAGACCACCCAGCGTACCAGAGAAGCCATCATATCAGACCACCCAGCGTACCAGAGAAGCCATCATATCAGACCACCCAGCGTATTAGACCACCAAGCGTATCAGAGAAGCCATCATATCAGAGAAGCCATCATATCAGACCACCCAGTGTATCAGAGAACCAATCATATCAGACCACCCAGTGTATCAGGAAACCCATATCAGTCCACCCAGTGTACTAGAGgactcactgtgtcagactgcccAGTATGAGACCACCCAGCTTACCAGCCATCATATCAGACCACCCAGCGTATTAGACCACCAAGCGTACCAGAGAAGCCATCATATCAGATCACCCAGCGTACCAGAGAAGCCATCATATCAGACCACCCAGCATACCAGAGAAGCCATTATATCAGACCACCCAGCGTACTAGAGAAGCCATCATATCAGACCACCCAGCGCATTAGACCACCAAGCGTATCAGAGAAGCCATCATATCAGACCACCCAGCGTATCAGAGAAGCCATCATATTAGACCACCCAGGGTATCAGAGAAGCCATCATATCAGACCCCCCAGTGTATCAGAGAACCAATCATATCAGACCCCCCAGTGTATCAGAGAAGCCATCATATCAGACCACCCAGTGTATCAGAGAACCAATCATATCAGACCCCCCAGTGTATCAGAGAAGCCATCATATCAGACCACCCAGTGTATCAGAGAACCAATCATATCAGACCCCCCAGTGTATCAGAGAAGCCATCATATCAGACCACCCAGCGCATTAGACCACCAAGCGTATCAGAGAACCCATCATATCAGAGAAGCCATCATATCAGACCACCCAGCGTATCAGAGAACCCATCATATCAGACCACCCAGTGTATCAGAGAAGCCATCATATCAGACCACCCAGTGTATCAGAGAAGCCATCATATCAGACCACCCAGCGCATTAGACCACCAAGCGTATCAGAGAAGCCATCATATCAGACCACCCAGCGTATCAGAGAAGCCATCATATTAGACCACCAAGCGTATCAGAGAACCCATCATATCAGACCACCCAGTGTATCAGAGAACCAATCATATCAGACCACCCAGTGTATCAGAGAAGCCATCATATCAGACCACCCAGTGTATCAGAGAACCCATCATATCAGACCACCCAGTGTATCAGAGAACCAATCATATCAGACCACCCAGTGTACCAGGAAACCCATATCAGTCCACCCAGTGTACTAGAGgactcactgtgtcagactgcccAGTATGAGACCACCCAGCTTACCAGAGAACCCATCATATCAGACCACCCAGAGTACATGTGTTGATCAAGCTAACAAGGATTGCACCATTTCACCTAAATCTCCAGTTTCTACATGACCCATGATAAATAGTCCGCCCTTCTTCAGATCATTTATGAACTTGATGAGCTGGCAGCAGGTCCGCGGGTTGGACACCATGAGAAGGATCTGCGGCCTCCAGAACTTAACATGCTCCTTGCGCACATCCAAGAGCAGGAGATATTTCCTGACCTAATAGAGAGAACAATAAAGACCCAGTGTGTGCGAGAACAAAGGAAAGCTTATAATATATCCACCATCATTGTGTCCTACACCTCTATCACCAATCATGAGGGCCTCGTTGGGTCTTATTCCTCAACCTCGTCACTATCCTTTTTTCTGTATGGACCTCCTCATTACAACCCTCCTTCATGGTGGACCTACTAATGTCTCGTTCCTCTACTCCTCTACCTCATCACTACCTCCTTCATGATGGACCTCCTTATGTCTCGCTCCTCTACCTCATCACTACCTCCTTCATGATGGACCTCCTCATGTCTTGTTCCTCTACTCCTCTACCTCATCACTACCTCCTTCATGGTGGACCTCCTTATGTCTCGCTTCTCTACTCCTCTACCTCATCACTACCCTCCTTCATGATGGACCTCCTCATGTCTCATTCCTCTACCTCATCACTACCCTCCTTCATGATAGACCTCCTTCATGTCTCGCTCCTCTACTCCTCTACCTCATCACTACCCTCCTTCATGATAGACCTCCTTATGTCTCGTTCCTCTACTCCTCTACCTCATCACTACCCTCCTTCATGGTGGACCTCCTTATGTCTCGCTCCTCTACCTCATCACTATCCTCCTTCATGGTGGACCTCCTTATGTCTTGCTCCTCTACCTCATCACTACCTCCTTCATGGTGGACCTCCTCATGTCTCGTTCCTCTACCTCATCACTACCCTCCTTTATGGTGGACCTCCTCATGTCTCCTCTAGTATCCTAGTATTAGTTTCCCTCTGCTTGTTCTCACCTGATGAAATATAAGGGCCTGGCTGATATAtccccagctgctgctgctgcttctgaagtgaatGAATCCTAGCAGGAGAAGAAGTAGGACAATGCTGCCTGAGGCGTATGCAGGATTTATTAAAAACATCATCACCAAGCAGCTAAAGATGCCCAGAAGACAGGTATGCCAGGAGAAGAGACGGAAAGTAGGCCTAAGAGGAGAACGGAAAAACCACACAATGTGAAGAACAAATAGAACAAAACTTCAGACATCATGAGGTGGAGACACTTACCGGAAGTTTGGAGCTGACGCCCATTCAAGTGCTAGGCAGGCCAGGTCTATTGCTGCATATGCCATGAGGTAGAAAACTGTCACTATTCCAGCAATGGTGTTTAACTTTCCAGCCAGCAGAACCAACTGAGAAGGAGAATCattgggacatttactaaga from Dendropsophus ebraccatus isolate aDenEbr1 chromosome 1, aDenEbr1.pat, whole genome shotgun sequence includes these protein-coding regions:
- the SLC12A9 gene encoding solute carrier family 12 member 9, which encodes MTSESSPLLHYRLFSVSDGALGPATSTLCDAEPITVGTGPAPRKLSTFFGVVVPTVLSMFSIVVFMRIGFVVGHAGLLQSLLMLFVAYAIIWLTVLSVCAISTNGAVQGGGAYFMISRTLGPEFGGSIGLMFYLANVCACGVYVLGLVEGVLDIFGQDSSDPTNPLRSLPQGYGYNFLYASVVLLLCLSVCLVGASIYSQAAFFIFILVTVVLLSIVLSFLAVGPRQITIRHGGNVTLMGDYTGINSTTLHNNLQADYSVDYTTGNLMNFATVFAVMFNGCTGIMAGCNMSGELKQPSRAIPIGTIIAVIITFFVYLILFLLTALTCNRTLLKEDYGFFRPINVWPPFVLIGVYATSLSASMSTLIGASRILHALAKDDLFGILLAPAKLISKGGNPWGAVVYTWALVQLVLLAGKLNTIAGIVTVFYLMAYAAIDLACLALEWASAPNFRPTFRLFSWHTCLLGIFSCLVMMFLINPAYASGSIVLLLLLLGFIHFRSSSSSWGYISQALIFHQVRKYLLLLDVRKEHVKFWRPQILLMVSNPRTCCQLIKFINDLKKGGLFIMGHVETGDLDTLPSDPVQAHYSFWLSLVDKLNVKAFVDLTLSPSVRHGTQQLLRITGLGGMKPNTLVLGFYDDASPEDYFLQDSAFTPGLSPHDDPFGVDATSLQAHFPPVRSPDTPHHLEPKEYVSIICDALKMHKNIVLARGFPSLVRPGTSSSNAALYIDVWPLDLLRPQASAYVDVCSLFLLQMACILNMAASWRRYQLRVFLCVESSSGMNSGNNGLLAAEVKFRELLIKLRIRATIRVVDWDRVAVLRGQDVEHTGLTRKPTSPEYLRAANQAVLEEGGMESAVRFLYLPRPPADPALHDLYLGELDALTAGLGPTLLIHGLTPVTCTEL